One segment of Piscirickettsia litoralis DNA contains the following:
- a CDS encoding PAAR-like protein, whose protein sequence is MDALDQLKNMLPGLLGVGFLPDILGLYHDALAGLSVLNDYYNKAKNFAMDQYSDALETLNWLTNKALSGYQYIINKAKGYFSVPSFFSLKDLCAYFYPLDQIINDINEAIACLTSSFSSFSAGAEADQIGVASGARIKCDKGLAEMPINIIPLGKNYAPGKAMTVMLNVIPYLNIPSFGACMSSSNPLATANFGILPTTCIPIVTPFFPPATLTKAVSLPVATSQSQCYCIFSMMSATLTIADPGQDEMKVT, encoded by the coding sequence ATGGATGCATTGGACCAGTTAAAGAATATGTTGCCCGGTCTGTTAGGAGTAGGTTTCTTACCTGATATTTTAGGTCTTTACCATGATGCATTAGCAGGGCTATCAGTGTTAAATGATTATTATAATAAGGCAAAAAACTTTGCAATGGATCAATATTCTGATGCTCTGGAAACATTAAATTGGTTAACTAATAAGGCATTATCAGGATATCAATATATAATAAATAAAGCAAAAGGTTATTTTTCAGTTCCTTCATTTTTTAGTTTAAAAGATTTATGTGCTTATTTTTATCCATTAGATCAGATTATTAATGATATTAACGAAGCAATAGCTTGCCTAACTTCAAGTTTCTCATCGTTTTCTGCTGGTGCTGAAGCTGATCAAATTGGTGTAGCTTCAGGGGCACGTATTAAATGTGATAAAGGCTTGGCAGAGATGCCAATTAATATTATTCCTCTTGGGAAAAACTATGCGCCAGGCAAAGCCATGACGGTTATGTTAAATGTAATTCCTTATTTAAATATTCCAAGTTTTGGCGCATGTATGTCTTCATCAAACCCTCTGGCAACTGCTAACTTTGGTATTTTGCCTACGACGTGTATTCCGATTGTTACTCCTTTTTTTCCACCAGCAACATTAACAAAAGCAGTAAGTCTTCCTGTTGCGACTAGTCAAAGTCAATGCTATTGCATTTTTAGCATGATGAGTGCAACATTGACAATTGCCGACCCTGGACAAGATGAGATGAAAGTAACCTAA
- a CDS encoding type VI secretion system protein IglI family protein, which yields MNNAIKELIYDFKYHQALEMINDEIDGNSLNLELLSYSVVCSYIVKELLSQEINSLSIFIKSDDFDISKNKKNTKSLAWMFNQLIDSIDEKGLILKEPIDEVLLQLENFKKSLPKSIDIDSYVNKFNGYLLKAKRDITADEVVQQQESKEKNPEKSLVFDDKLSPKLARLFKKIELCMELSNQGRIFESSLFYKDIQEKLKNFDPVLYFPEVFIPFYRNLSKHYVKMQNFIDNSQDTLEWHIAEQMYKSSPEALVSGGQIYQEDNFNNTHEMSNFIRENRSILPKLGVIDEEGFSRITLQTDNEKIEKEMPEEEQENRMETDDFSRHAESFAEDAEKDNEENNDYAEDEFEFDFDSDSEFG from the coding sequence ATGAATAACGCTATAAAAGAATTAATTTATGACTTCAAGTATCACCAAGCACTTGAGATGATAAATGATGAAATTGACGGAAATTCTTTAAATCTTGAGCTGCTTTCTTATTCTGTAGTTTGCAGTTATATTGTTAAAGAGTTACTTTCTCAAGAGATAAATAGTCTTTCTATCTTTATCAAGAGTGATGACTTCGATATTAGCAAGAATAAAAAAAATACGAAGTCATTGGCTTGGATGTTTAATCAGCTTATTGATAGCATTGATGAAAAAGGGCTTATTTTAAAGGAGCCGATTGATGAAGTTTTGTTGCAACTAGAAAACTTTAAAAAGAGCTTGCCAAAATCAATTGATATTGATAGTTATGTCAATAAATTCAATGGTTATCTGCTTAAAGCTAAGCGTGACATAACCGCTGATGAAGTTGTTCAGCAGCAAGAGTCTAAAGAGAAAAATCCTGAGAAATCATTAGTATTTGATGATAAGTTGTCTCCTAAATTGGCACGTTTATTTAAAAAAATTGAGTTGTGTATGGAGCTGTCTAATCAAGGTCGTATATTTGAATCTTCTTTATTTTATAAGGACATTCAAGAAAAATTAAAAAATTTTGACCCTGTTCTTTATTTTCCTGAAGTATTCATTCCTTTTTATCGAAATTTATCGAAGCACTATGTAAAAATGCAAAATTTCATTGATAACAGTCAGGATACTTTAGAATGGCATATTGCAGAGCAAATGTATAAATCAAGTCCTGAGGCGCTTGTTTCAGGAGGTCAGATATATCAAGAAGATAACTTTAATAACACGCATGAGATGTCAAATTTCATTCGTGAAAATCGGTCGATTCTACCCAAACTAGGAGTTATCGATGAAGAAGGCTTTTCTCGGATAACCCTGCAAACTGATAATGAAAAAATTGAGAAAGAGATGCCTGAAGAGGAACAAGAAAATAGAATGGAGACAGATGATTTTAGCAGACATGCAGAGAGTTTTGCTGAAGATGCTGAGAAAGATAACGAAGAAAATAATGATTATGCTGAGGATGAGTTTGAATTTGACTTTGATTCTGACTCTGAGTTTGGTTAA
- a CDS encoding type VI secretion system contractile sheath domain-containing protein, whose protein sequence is MNYFDDHAYVWGNSAILFAKNLTRAFELNGWCQQIRGPRGGGLLEGLASPVFNV, encoded by the coding sequence ATGAACTATTTTGATGATCATGCCTATGTATGGGGTAACTCTGCAATTTTGTTTGCAAAAAATTTAACTCGTGCTTTTGAGTTAAATGGCTGGTGTCAACAAATCAGAGGACCTAGAGGCGGGGGATTGCTAGAAGGGTTAGCATCACCAGTATTTAATGTT
- a CDS encoding type VI secretion system contractile sheath large subunit, translating into MKKAHQMLVFFSTQSLKYIDEFEDPFDSQNSQMVANLSYTYAICRVAHYVRTMMRMDIGLTAGADYIQQKLHGWISNYVTLIANPDDLTASYFPFKKAEINVEKIEGKAGWYNCSIVVLPHIQFEGLNVELKIDTRLEA; encoded by the coding sequence ATGAAAAAGGCACATCAAATGCTTGTTTTTTTCAGTACACAATCTTTGAAGTATATTGATGAATTTGAAGACCCTTTTGATTCCCAAAACTCACAGATGGTTGCTAACCTCTCATATACGTATGCAATCTGTCGAGTTGCTCATTATGTTCGAACAATGATGAGAATGGATATTGGTCTTACGGCGGGAGCTGATTATATTCAGCAAAAACTGCATGGTTGGATTAGTAATTATGTAACATTAATTGCTAACCCTGATGATTTGACTGCTTCATATTTTCCATTTAAGAAAGCCGAAATTAATGTGGAAAAAATTGAAGGTAAAGCAGGATGGTATAACTGTAGTATTGTTGTTTTACCACACATTCAGTTTGAGGGTTTAAATGTCGAACTGAAAATTGATACTCGACTAGAAGCTTAA
- a CDS encoding type VI secretion system contractile sheath domain-containing protein produces MEAEVHVQQEIGINTLFSTLNLNESLYKDDSLTSGDTFEVINKEYTDEERLVASLCLLLANSENLESFNKGLIQNISDKIDNLICQQVDEVLNHPQFKLIESAWLSINDLVQDTNFKANIKIDLLDVTKEELEEDFDCNSIDITGADLFKKVYVSEYDQFGGEPYGSVIGLYEFNRTPEDIAWLSAMGKIATVSHAPFVSSVSPQLFDCNTAEELSLITDLSSLTSHPKFGAWNKFRKTEQATYIGLTLPRYLLRVPYDPLINPAGKN; encoded by the coding sequence ATGGAAGCAGAAGTACATGTTCAGCAAGAAATAGGTATTAATACATTATTTAGTACTTTAAATTTAAATGAATCACTATATAAAGATGATTCTCTTACTAGTGGTGATACATTTGAGGTTATTAATAAAGAGTATACAGATGAGGAGCGTTTAGTAGCTAGTCTATGCTTACTGCTTGCAAACTCTGAAAACTTAGAAAGCTTTAATAAAGGGTTAATTCAAAATATCTCTGATAAAATAGATAATTTGATTTGTCAGCAGGTTGATGAGGTTTTGAATCATCCTCAGTTTAAATTGATTGAATCAGCGTGGCTTTCTATCAATGACCTTGTGCAGGATACAAACTTTAAAGCTAACATTAAAATCGATTTGCTTGATGTTACTAAAGAAGAGTTAGAGGAAGATTTTGATTGCAATAGTATCGATATTACAGGAGCAGACTTATTTAAAAAAGTATATGTGAGTGAATATGATCAATTTGGTGGTGAGCCTTATGGCTCAGTGATTGGCCTATATGAATTTAATAGGACGCCAGAAGATATTGCTTGGTTATCTGCAATGGGGAAAATTGCAACAGTTTCACATGCCCCATTTGTAAGTAGTGTATCTCCTCAGCTTTTTGATTGTAATACGGCTGAAGAACTATCTTTAATTACAGACTTGAGTAGTTTAACTTCGCATCCTAAATTTGGTGCATGGAATAAATTTAGAAAAACTGAGCAAGCCACATATATTGGATTAACACTACCTCGCTATTTGTTACGTGTTCCTTATGATCCTCTTATTAATCCAGCAGGAAAAAATTAA